The following coding sequences are from one Betaproteobacteria bacterium window:
- a CDS encoding aspartate aminotransferase family protein yields the protein MSHVMNTYARLPVAFSHGKGSRIVDTEGREYLDALSGIAVNTLGHAHSRLVEAIAAQAGSLLHTSNLYRVTGQEVLADKLAALSGLQEIFFCNSGCEANEAAIKLARYYGHKKGIETPTIIVMEKAFHGRTMATLSATGNRKAQAGFEPLVAGFVRVPYDDIEAIRSVAEHHANIVAVMLEIVQGEGGINLASEQFQRELRALCDEREWLMICDEVQCGMARTGTWFGYQHAGILPDIATLAKGLGSGVPIGACLAGGRAAGLFGPGNHGSTFGGNPLACTAALTTIDTIERDGLMAAAERVGARIRSGIAAALVGVAGIVDIRGQGLMIGIELDRPCSELITKALAAGLLINVTADKVVRLLPPLVFTESEADELVQRLAPLIKEFLGG from the coding sequence TCCGGTATTGCCGTGAATACCCTGGGCCATGCCCATTCCCGGCTGGTCGAGGCGATCGCTGCCCAGGCCGGTAGCCTGTTGCACACCTCCAATCTGTACCGTGTGACGGGCCAGGAAGTACTGGCGGACAAGCTGGCCGCCCTGTCAGGCCTCCAGGAAATCTTCTTCTGTAATTCCGGCTGCGAGGCCAATGAGGCGGCCATCAAGCTGGCGCGCTACTACGGCCACAAGAAGGGCATCGAGACGCCGACCATCATTGTCATGGAAAAGGCTTTTCACGGCCGCACCATGGCCACGCTATCGGCCACCGGAAACCGCAAGGCCCAGGCCGGCTTCGAGCCCTTGGTGGCCGGCTTTGTGCGGGTGCCTTACGACGACATCGAGGCGATTCGCAGTGTGGCAGAACACCACGCCAACATCGTCGCGGTGATGCTGGAGATCGTTCAGGGCGAAGGCGGCATCAACCTGGCCTCCGAGCAATTCCAGCGGGAACTGCGTGCTCTCTGCGACGAACGCGAGTGGCTGATGATCTGCGACGAGGTCCAGTGCGGCATGGCCCGCACCGGCACCTGGTTCGGTTACCAGCATGCCGGCATCCTGCCGGACATCGCCACCCTGGCCAAGGGCCTCGGTTCCGGAGTGCCAATCGGCGCCTGTCTGGCAGGGGGCCGGGCGGCCGGTCTCTTCGGGCCGGGCAACCACGGCTCCACCTTCGGCGGCAACCCGCTGGCCTGCACGGCCGCGTTGACCACCATCGACACCATCGAACGGGATGGCCTCATGGCCGCTGCAGAGCGCGTCGGCGCCCGCATTCGTTCCGGCATTGCCGCTGCCCTGGTCGGCGTTGCGGGTATCGTCGATATCCGAGGTCAGGGGCTGATGATCGGTATCGAACTGGATCGGCCCTGCAGCGAACTGATCACCAAGGCCCTGGCGGCCGGTCTGCTCATCAACGTAACCGCCGACAAGGTGGTGCGCCTGCTGCCGCCGCTGGTCTTCACGGAGTCCGAGGCAGATGAACTGGTGCAGCGCCTCGCGCCGCTCATCAAGGAATTCCTGGGGGGCTAA
- the argF gene encoding ornithine carbamoyltransferase, with product MAIKHFLQFKDFSADEFAYLFERSRAIKERFKAYQQYWPLTDRTLVMIFEKASTRTRLSFEAGMQQLGGSAIYLNTRDSQLGRGEPVEDAAQVISRMSDIVMIRTFEQEIIERFAANSRVPVINGLTNEYHPCQIMADIFTYIEHRGPIQGRTVAWVGDANNMCNTWLQAAEVLDFKVHVSTPPGYALDPALIAGVSAARYQVFADPMDACRGADLVTTDVWTSMGFEAENEERLKAFADWCVDGDMMRVADAQAVFMHCLPAHRGEEVTAEVIDGPQSVVWDEAENRLHVQKALMEYLLLGKVETK from the coding sequence ATGGCGATCAAGCATTTTCTGCAGTTCAAGGATTTCAGCGCCGACGAGTTCGCTTACCTGTTCGAGCGCAGCCGCGCCATCAAGGAGCGGTTCAAGGCCTACCAGCAGTACTGGCCGCTGACCGACCGCACCCTGGTCATGATCTTCGAGAAGGCCAGCACGCGAACGCGCCTGTCCTTCGAGGCCGGCATGCAGCAACTGGGCGGTTCGGCCATCTACCTCAATACCAGAGATTCCCAACTGGGGCGCGGCGAGCCGGTGGAGGATGCGGCCCAGGTCATCTCCCGCATGAGCGACATCGTGATGATCCGCACCTTCGAGCAGGAGATCATCGAGCGCTTCGCCGCCAACTCCCGGGTGCCGGTGATCAACGGCCTGACCAACGAATACCATCCCTGCCAGATCATGGCGGACATCTTCACCTACATCGAGCATCGCGGCCCCATCCAGGGCAGGACGGTGGCCTGGGTGGGCGACGCGAACAATATGTGCAACACCTGGCTTCAGGCCGCCGAGGTACTGGATTTCAAGGTCCACGTATCGACGCCGCCGGGTTACGCCCTCGACCCGGCGCTGATCGCCGGCGTTTCTGCCGCCCGCTACCAGGTTTTTGCCGATCCCATGGACGCCTGCCGCGGCGCCGACCTGGTGACCACCGACGTATGGACCTCCATGGGGTTCGAGGCGGAAAACGAAGAACGCCTCAAGGCCTTCGCCGACTGGTGCGTCGACGGCGACATGATGCGGGTGGCGGATGCCCAGGCGGTGTTCATGCACTGCCTGCCGGCCCATCGCGGCGAAGAAGTGACGGCGGAAGTCATTGACGGACCCCAGTCCGTGGTCTGGGACGAGGCAGAGAATCGGTTGCATGTTCAGAAGGCCCTCATGGAGTACCTCCTCCTGGGCAAGGTCGAAACGAAATAA
- a CDS encoding type 1 glutamine amidotransferase — MRPVAIFRHSPSEGPGYFAIFLERHGIPWRLIAIDAGEPVPAGADAYAGLCFMGGPMSVNDPLPWIDQVCALIQDAVAKDIPVIGHCLGGQLMSKALGGQITRNPVREIGWGEALAEQSDLARQWLGEHAGRAGTVFHWHGETFSIPPGATRLFANAYCANQVFVCGPHLGMQCHVEMTPEMIATWCCQWAEEAAAVADQPSVQKPEAMLGEAAARLPVMRALADRLYGVWITGLKA; from the coding sequence ATGCGTCCTGTCGCCATTTTCCGCCATTCCCCCAGCGAGGGTCCGGGCTATTTTGCCATATTCCTCGAACGCCACGGGATTCCCTGGCGCCTCATCGCCATCGATGCCGGAGAGCCAGTGCCCGCCGGGGCCGACGCCTATGCGGGCCTCTGTTTCATGGGTGGGCCCATGAGCGTGAACGATCCCCTGCCCTGGATTGATCAGGTGTGTGCGCTGATCCAAGATGCCGTCGCCAAGGACATTCCGGTAATCGGCCACTGCCTCGGAGGCCAGTTGATGAGCAAGGCCCTGGGCGGCCAGATTACCCGCAACCCGGTCAGGGAAATCGGCTGGGGCGAGGCCCTGGCCGAGCAGAGCGACCTTGCCCGCCAGTGGCTGGGCGAACATGCGGGCCGAGCCGGCACGGTATTCCATTGGCATGGCGAGACCTTCAGCATTCCCCCTGGCGCCACACGCCTTTTCGCCAACGCCTACTGCGCCAACCAAGTGTTTGTCTGCGGCCCCCACTTGGGCATGCAGTGCCATGTGGAAATGACGCCGGAGATGATCGCCACCTGGTGCTGCCAGTGGGCCGAGGAAGCCGCCGCCGTCGCGGACCAGCCCAGCGTGCAGAAGCCGGAAGCGATGCTCGGCGAGGCTGCCGCCCGCCTGCCGGTCATGCGCGCCTTGGCGGACCGGCTCTACGGTGTCTGGATCACGGGTCTGAAGGCGTAG
- a CDS encoding DUF2788 domain-containing protein, giving the protein MDGGGLFGLTEEQIADFGATYGIGAFILFMLFIIGEIAWKSKAGKTGTFVLFFVLAFGMVGFLAKAVIQKIWGI; this is encoded by the coding sequence ATGGACGGCGGCGGACTCTTCGGACTCACCGAGGAACAGATCGCGGATTTTGGCGCCACCTACGGCATAGGTGCCTTCATCCTCTTCATGCTTTTCATCATCGGTGAGATCGCCTGGAAGTCCAAGGCGGGCAAGACGGGCACCTTTGTGCTCTTCTTCGTCCTTGCCTTCGGGATGGTGGGCTTTCTTGCCAAGGCGGTCATTCAAAAAATCTGGGGAATCTGA
- a CDS encoding CoA pyrophosphatase, which translates to MSLDVHRLRACLLPEPAVGEFVAEDGARECELTPAAVLFPIVCRDDGPTVLLTQRTAHLRDHPGQISFPGGRVEEGDSGPVATALRESLEEVGLPAACIEVIGFLPEYRTGTGFRVTPVVALVTPPFPVRPDPFEVAEVFEVPLQFLLDPANHRREAVHVRGALRQYYAMPYGDYFIWGATAGMIRSLVSRLGLVAEGT; encoded by the coding sequence ATGAGCCTCGATGTCCACCGCCTGCGGGCCTGCCTGCTGCCCGAACCGGCGGTGGGGGAATTCGTTGCCGAGGACGGTGCCCGGGAATGCGAACTGACGCCCGCGGCGGTGCTCTTTCCCATCGTATGCCGCGACGATGGGCCTACCGTCCTCCTGACCCAGCGCACGGCCCACTTGCGCGACCATCCCGGCCAGATCAGCTTTCCCGGTGGACGGGTGGAGGAGGGCGATTCCGGGCCCGTGGCCACGGCTCTGCGCGAAAGTCTGGAGGAAGTCGGGCTGCCGGCGGCCTGTATCGAAGTCATCGGGTTTCTGCCTGAGTATCGGACCGGGACCGGGTTCCGGGTGACTCCCGTGGTGGCCCTGGTGACCCCCCCCTTTCCCGTACGGCCCGATCCTTTCGAAGTGGCGGAAGTCTTCGAAGTGCCGCTGCAATTTCTCCTTGACCCTGCCAACCACCGGCGCGAGGCCGTCCATGTGCGGGGCGCCCTGCGCCAGTATTACGCCATGCCGTACGGTGACTACTTCATCTGGGGGGCCACGGCCGGGATGATCCGCTCCCTCGTCAGTCGCCTGGGACTGGTTGCCGAGGGAACCTGA
- a CDS encoding TIGR02281 family clan AA aspartic protease: MQEKRGWHFMPWLLLALSSVSLAADVGLAGVMGSKAMLTLGGGDPEAVAIGQSYGGARVVAIQGDQVIVEIDGRRRPLKVGQHAVGNAGAGEGSKAILTSDGQGHFYANGTINGRSARFLVDTGATMVSLGAGDAKRLGLDPAKGKRGYSQTANGQVEVSKLTLDSVQVGDITLHQVDAIVHASGDLPFALLGMSFLNRTEMVRDGDTLTLRRRY, encoded by the coding sequence ATGCAGGAAAAACGAGGCTGGCATTTTATGCCCTGGCTGCTGCTTGCGCTATCGTCTGTTTCTCTGGCTGCTGATGTCGGTCTGGCGGGAGTCATGGGAAGCAAGGCCATGCTCACTTTAGGTGGCGGAGACCCGGAAGCGGTGGCCATCGGCCAGAGCTATGGGGGGGCGCGGGTGGTGGCCATACAGGGCGACCAGGTGATCGTCGAGATCGATGGTCGTCGGCGTCCGCTCAAGGTCGGACAGCACGCTGTTGGGAATGCGGGCGCAGGCGAGGGCAGCAAGGCGATTCTGACCTCTGATGGACAGGGGCACTTTTATGCCAACGGAACCATCAATGGCCGTTCGGCACGTTTTCTGGTCGATACCGGGGCCACCATGGTTTCGTTGGGGGCGGGAGACGCCAAACGCCTGGGGCTCGATCCCGCCAAGGGAAAGCGTGGCTACAGCCAGACCGCCAACGGCCAGGTCGAAGTCAGCAAACTTACCCTGGATTCGGTCCAGGTCGGCGACATTACGTTGCACCAGGTGGACGCCATCGTGCATGCGTCGGGGGATTTGCCCTTCGCGCTTCTCGGGATGAGTTTCCTCAACCGGACCGAAATGGTCCGGGATGGGGATACACTGACCCTGCGCCGCCGTTATTGA
- a CDS encoding pyrimidine/purine nucleoside phosphorylase, whose amino-acid sequence MSQFDSVSVVKKANVYFDGKCVSHTVQFADGSKKTVGVILPSSLTFNTGVPEVMEGVGGSCRVKLKGESEWKTYGDGQSFNVPGNSSFEIACDEPYHYVCHFG is encoded by the coding sequence ATGTCTCAATTCGACAGCGTATCCGTGGTCAAAAAGGCCAATGTCTATTTCGACGGTAAGTGTGTCAGCCATACCGTCCAGTTTGCCGATGGCAGCAAGAAGACCGTTGGCGTCATCCTGCCCTCCAGCCTGACCTTCAATACCGGTGTGCCGGAAGTGATGGAAGGGGTGGGCGGTTCCTGCCGCGTCAAGCTCAAGGGCGAGAGCGAGTGGAAGACCTACGGCGACGGCCAGTCTTTCAACGTTCCGGGCAATTCCAGCTTCGAAATCGCTTGTGACGAGCCCTACCACTACGTCTGCCACTTTGGCTGA
- a CDS encoding acetyl-CoA C-acyltransferase family protein has protein sequence MSRDVVVLSAVRSAIGAFGGSLADFEASELAGVVMKESVVRSGVDPQLINYVTVGNCMPTDARYPYVSRVASIQAGLSMDSVAMQVSRLCASGLQGIVTTAQNILLGDCDYGIGGGVEVMSKAAYMLPALRSGARMGDTKAIDSMVAVLTDPFGVGHMGVTAENLAVKHGISREEQDAFAVESQRRAAAAIDAGHFKSQILPIVKQTKKGEVVFDTDEHLKRGTTMESLAKMKPAFKKDGGTVTAGNASGINDGAAFFVLADGDTAVKAGYKPMARLVSYAVAGVPNDIMGEGPIPASRLALKKAGLTLDQMDVIESNEAFAAQALSVMKVLGLDPAKTNPNGGAIALGHPVGCSGAFIATKAVYEMNRIGGKYCLVTMCIGGGQGIAAIFERV, from the coding sequence ATGAGCAGAGATGTTGTCGTTCTGAGCGCTGTCCGTTCCGCTATCGGTGCCTTTGGCGGTTCCCTGGCCGATTTCGAGGCCAGCGAGCTGGCTGGTGTCGTGATGAAGGAATCGGTCGTCCGCTCCGGCGTCGATCCCCAACTGATCAACTACGTCACCGTCGGCAACTGCATGCCGACCGACGCCCGCTACCCCTACGTTTCCCGCGTCGCCTCCATCCAGGCCGGTCTGTCCATGGACTCAGTTGCTATGCAGGTGAGCCGCCTGTGCGCCTCCGGCCTGCAGGGCATCGTCACCACCGCCCAGAACATTCTGCTGGGTGACTGCGACTACGGCATCGGTGGCGGCGTTGAAGTGATGTCCAAGGCGGCCTACATGCTGCCTGCACTGCGTTCCGGCGCCCGTATGGGCGACACCAAGGCCATCGACTCCATGGTTGCGGTGCTCACCGATCCCTTTGGCGTCGGCCACATGGGCGTGACTGCCGAGAATCTAGCGGTCAAGCATGGCATCTCCCGCGAAGAGCAGGATGCCTTCGCCGTCGAATCCCAGCGCCGCGCCGCGGCCGCCATCGACGCCGGCCACTTCAAGTCCCAGATTCTCCCCATCGTGAAGCAGACCAAGAAGGGCGAAGTGGTTTTCGATACCGACGAACACCTCAAGCGCGGCACCACCATGGAATCCCTGGCCAAGATGAAGCCGGCCTTCAAGAAGGACGGGGGCACGGTCACGGCAGGCAACGCCTCCGGCATCAACGACGGTGCCGCCTTCTTCGTTCTGGCCGATGGTGACACCGCGGTCAAGGCCGGCTACAAGCCCATGGCCCGTCTGGTCTCCTACGCCGTGGCCGGTGTGCCCAACGACATCATGGGTGAAGGCCCGATTCCCGCGTCTCGCCTGGCCCTCAAGAAGGCCGGTCTGACGCTCGACCAGATGGACGTCATCGAGTCCAACGAAGCCTTCGCCGCCCAGGCCCTGTCCGTCATGAAGGTGCTGGGTCTCGACCCGGCCAAGACCAACCCCAACGGTGGTGCCATCGCCCTGGGCCACCCGGTCGGCTGTTCCGGCGCCTTCATCGCCACCAAGGCGGTGTATGAAATGAACCGCATCGGTGGCAAGTACTGTCTGGTGACCATGTGTATCGGGGGCGGGCAGGGTATCGCCGCCATCTTCGAGCGCGTCTGA
- a CDS encoding transglutaminase family protein — translation MSIHVALNHVTHYHYDRLVGLGPQVIRLRPCPHSRTRILSYALKVGPAEHFINWQQDPQGNYLARLVFPEKTREFRIEVDLVAEMSVINPFDFFLEPHAEHIPFAYEAWQRHELTPYLYQLPATPRFQQYLDAIPRARARSVDFLVALNARLQQDIAYTIRMEPGVQTPEETLVKRSGSCRDSAWLLVQLLRHLGLAARFVSGYLIQLTPDVKSLDGPSGPEADFTDLHAWAEVYLPGAGWIGLDPTSGLFAGEGHIPLACTPEPASAAPLTGAIDECETTFGHTMRVTRIWEAPRVTKPYSDEQWAEIESLGHRIDARLTARDVRLTQGGEPTFVAVDDPDGAEWNTDALGPTKRLLAADLFHRLREKYGAQGFMHFGQGKWYPGEQLPRWSLNCFWRKDGQPLWGNPALYADEKKDYGVTEAQSAAFLERVARNLGLDSGDIFPAFEDVFYYLWRERRLPGNVDPFDSRVDDPLERARLMKVFSQGLTQTVGHVFPVMRDVAGRWQTGPWFLRSERCYLFPGDSPMGWRLPLDSQPWVAKADYPYQHPLDPSQVPAPLKSYAEIRRQFAAVVEAARARQVAAGRGEGKAAAPDTVPGFKESAALITRLAMCAQPRDGKLYVFMPPTGGLDDYLELVAACEQAAEAMNLPLIFEGYPPPADPRLAHFSVTPDPGVIEVNVHPARSWDQLVERTTHLYDAAHLSRLTSEKFMLDGRHTGTGGGNHFVLGGATPNDSPFLRRPDLLKSLIAYWHNHPSLSYLFSGLFIGPTSQAPRVDEARNDALYELEIAFREIARQGDNTQPWLIDRILRNLLVDVTGNTHRAEFCIDKLYSPDGPAGRHGLLELRAFEMPPHARMSLAQQLLLRGLIARFWDQPYDPPRLARWGTELHDRFMLPHFVEQDFRDVAEDMQQAGFPFQAEWFAPHFEFRFPKYGDFAAKGIDFELRHALEPWHVMGEEGNVGTTVRFVDSSVERVQVKVAGMAPDRYVLTCNGRAVPLQPTGTNGEFVAGVRYRAWQPASCLHPTVGVHGPLVFDLVDTWMQRSLGGCQYHVAHPGGRNFEAFPVNAFEAESRRLARFFRFGHTPGRMQVQAPEISAEHPFTLDLRRF, via the coding sequence GTGTCCATTCACGTCGCCCTCAACCACGTTACCCACTACCACTACGACCGCCTGGTCGGCCTCGGCCCCCAGGTCATCCGCCTGCGGCCCTGTCCCCATTCGCGGACCCGCATCCTGTCCTACGCGTTGAAGGTCGGGCCGGCAGAGCATTTCATCAACTGGCAGCAGGATCCCCAGGGCAACTACTTGGCCCGCCTGGTCTTCCCGGAGAAGACCCGGGAGTTCCGCATCGAGGTCGATCTGGTGGCCGAGATGTCGGTCATCAACCCCTTCGATTTCTTCCTGGAACCCCACGCCGAGCACATTCCCTTTGCCTACGAGGCCTGGCAGCGCCACGAACTGACGCCCTACCTCTACCAGTTGCCGGCGACGCCGCGCTTCCAGCAGTACCTCGACGCCATTCCCCGGGCCAGGGCCCGCAGCGTCGATTTCCTGGTCGCCCTGAACGCCCGCCTGCAGCAGGACATCGCCTACACCATCCGCATGGAGCCCGGCGTGCAGACGCCGGAGGAAACCCTGGTGAAGCGTTCCGGCTCCTGCCGCGATTCGGCCTGGCTGCTGGTGCAACTCCTGCGCCACCTGGGCCTCGCCGCCCGCTTCGTCTCCGGCTACCTGATTCAACTGACGCCGGACGTCAAATCCCTCGATGGTCCCTCGGGGCCGGAAGCCGATTTCACCGACCTCCACGCCTGGGCCGAGGTCTATCTGCCCGGTGCGGGCTGGATCGGCCTCGATCCCACCTCCGGCCTCTTCGCCGGGGAAGGCCACATTCCGCTTGCCTGTACGCCGGAACCTGCGTCTGCTGCGCCGCTCACCGGCGCCATCGACGAATGCGAAACGACATTCGGCCACACCATGCGGGTCACCCGCATCTGGGAAGCGCCCCGGGTGACCAAACCGTACAGCGACGAGCAGTGGGCGGAGATCGAAAGCCTCGGCCATCGCATCGACGCCCGGCTCACGGCCCGCGACGTGCGCCTGACCCAGGGCGGCGAACCCACCTTCGTGGCCGTGGACGACCCCGACGGCGCCGAGTGGAACACCGACGCCCTCGGGCCCACCAAGCGCCTGCTGGCGGCAGACCTCTTCCATCGCCTGCGGGAAAAATACGGTGCCCAGGGCTTCATGCACTTCGGCCAGGGCAAGTGGTACCCCGGCGAGCAACTGCCGCGCTGGAGCCTCAACTGCTTCTGGCGCAAGGACGGCCAGCCCCTGTGGGGCAACCCGGCCCTCTACGCCGACGAGAAGAAGGACTACGGCGTCACCGAGGCCCAATCGGCGGCTTTCCTGGAGCGGGTGGCCCGCAACCTGGGCCTCGACTCCGGGGACATCTTCCCTGCCTTCGAAGACGTTTTCTACTACCTGTGGCGGGAGCGGCGCCTGCCCGGCAACGTCGATCCCTTCGACTCGCGGGTGGACGATCCCTTGGAGCGGGCCCGCCTGATGAAGGTGTTTTCCCAGGGCCTGACCCAGACCGTCGGCCACGTCTTCCCGGTGATGAGGGACGTCGCTGGCCGGTGGCAGACCGGCCCCTGGTTCCTGCGCTCCGAGCGCTGCTACCTGTTCCCCGGCGACTCGCCCATGGGCTGGCGCCTGCCGCTGGATTCCCAACCCTGGGTCGCCAAGGCCGACTACCCCTACCAGCATCCCCTCGATCCTTCCCAGGTGCCGGCGCCCCTCAAGTCCTACGCCGAAATCCGCCGGCAATTCGCGGCCGTGGTGGAGGCCGCCCGGGCCCGCCAGGTCGCTGCCGGCCGGGGCGAGGGCAAGGCTGCCGCCCCTGACACCGTGCCAGGCTTCAAGGAATCCGCCGCCTTGATCACCCGGCTGGCCATGTGCGCCCAGCCCCGGGACGGCAAGCTCTACGTCTTCATGCCCCCCACCGGCGGGCTCGACGATTACCTGGAGCTGGTGGCCGCCTGCGAGCAGGCCGCCGAGGCCATGAACCTGCCGCTCATTTTCGAGGGCTACCCGCCCCCCGCCGACCCGCGCCTGGCCCATTTCAGCGTCACCCCCGACCCCGGGGTCATTGAGGTGAACGTGCATCCAGCCAGATCCTGGGACCAACTCGTGGAGCGGACCACCCACCTCTACGACGCCGCCCACCTCTCCCGCCTGACCAGCGAGAAGTTCATGCTCGACGGCCGCCACACCGGCACCGGCGGCGGCAACCACTTCGTCCTCGGCGGCGCGACGCCCAACGATTCCCCCTTCCTGCGCCGGCCGGATTTGCTCAAGAGCCTTATCGCCTACTGGCACAACCACCCCAGCCTCTCCTACCTGTTTTCCGGCCTGTTCATCGGCCCCACCAGCCAGGCGCCGCGGGTGGACGAGGCGAGGAACGACGCCCTCTACGAACTGGAGATCGCCTTCCGGGAAATCGCGCGCCAGGGCGACAACACGCAGCCCTGGCTCATCGACCGCATCCTGCGCAACCTGCTGGTCGACGTTACCGGCAATACCCACCGGGCCGAATTCTGCATCGACAAACTCTATTCGCCTGACGGTCCCGCCGGCCGCCACGGGCTCCTGGAACTGCGCGCCTTCGAGATGCCGCCCCACGCCCGCATGTCGCTGGCGCAGCAGCTTCTCCTGCGCGGCCTCATCGCCCGCTTCTGGGACCAGCCCTACGATCCGCCCCGGCTGGCCCGCTGGGGCACCGAACTGCACGACCGCTTCATGCTGCCCCATTTCGTCGAGCAGGATTTCCGCGACGTGGCGGAGGACATGCAGCAGGCCGGCTTCCCCTTTCAGGCTGAGTGGTTCGCCCCTCATTTCGAATTCCGCTTTCCCAAGTACGGCGACTTCGCCGCCAAGGGCATCGACTTCGAGCTGCGCCACGCCCTCGAACCCTGGCATGTCATGGGGGAGGAGGGCAATGTGGGGACCACCGTGCGCTTCGTCGATTCCTCGGTGGAGCGGGTCCAGGTCAAGGTCGCCGGCATGGCGCCGGACCGCTACGTGCTCACCTGTAACGGCCGTGCCGTTCCCCTGCAGCCCACCGGCACCAACGGCGAGTTCGTCGCCGGCGTGCGTTACCGGGCCTGGCAGCCGGCCTCCTGCCTGCACCCCACCGTCGGCGTCCATGGCCCCCTGGTCTTCGATCTGGTGGATACCTGGATGCAGCGCTCCCTGGGCGGCTGCCAGTACCACGTGGCTCACCCCGGCGGGCGCAATTTCGAGGCCTTTCCGGTCAATGCCTTCGAGGCGGAAAGCCGCCGCCTGGCCCGCTTCTTCCGCTTCGGCCACACGCCGGGACGGATGCAGGTCCAGGCCCCCGAGATCAGCGCCGAACACCCGTTTACGCTAGACTTGCGGCGTTTCTAA
- a CDS encoding YajQ family cyclic di-GMP-binding protein → MPSFDFTSEADMVALKNAVDVAARQIENRYDFKGTSAKVELSEKDKLITLHGDSDFQLDQIKDILFPAMEKKEVESTKRLDHQPVQKVSGNKVKQELKIKMGIETELAKKIVKLVKDAKLKVQASIQGDAVRVQGAKRDDLQECIALIRKSITDFPIKAGNFRD, encoded by the coding sequence ATGCCTTCTTTCGATTTCACTTCCGAGGCCGACATGGTGGCACTCAAGAACGCCGTCGATGTGGCCGCCCGGCAGATCGAGAACCGTTACGACTTCAAGGGCACCTCGGCCAAGGTCGAGTTGAGCGAGAAGGACAAGCTCATCACCCTGCACGGGGATTCCGACTTCCAGTTGGATCAGATCAAGGACATCCTCTTTCCCGCCATGGAGAAGAAGGAGGTCGAGAGCACCAAGCGCCTCGACCACCAGCCGGTGCAGAAGGTCTCCGGCAACAAGGTGAAGCAGGAGCTGAAGATCAAGATGGGCATCGAGACCGAACTGGCAAAGAAGATCGTCAAGCTGGTCAAGGATGCCAAGCTCAAGGTGCAGGCTTCCATCCAGGGCGACGCCGTGCGCGTCCAGGGCGCCAAGCGGGACGACCTGCAGGAGTGCATCGCCCTGATCCGCAAGTCCATCACCGACTTTCCCATCAAGGCGGGAAACTTCCGCGACTGA